In Leptospira selangorensis, the following are encoded in one genomic region:
- a CDS encoding PIN/TRAM domain-containing protein, with amino-acid sequence MAYFYKGLTAVLLSLVSFFVTQKQTQEFVFSGSSAGLVLVISLVLLFGETKLFPKLRGDVIFCVGVGALLGFALAWFIGTIIRFEELNLALYLILGLFGARAGKSFAKEPGLSVFGGGGGGHTSLVDPFGVASIGKDEVRDKILDTSVVIDGRILDIADTHFIDGPLILPNFVLREIQLISDSSDPIKRARGRRGLEMLNKLQRKGSIEVKITYKDYSDTREVDAKLIKLARDTGGKIVTNDFNLNKVAELQGVKVLNLNTLANALKPVVLPGEELAIQVIKEGKDENQGIGYLEDGTMVVIENGGHLVGKEVKVTVTSIIQTAAGKMIFTKANGNSGFDKGERAPEKENRGGKGGERGEDRGNRYDRGDRGNEERGNRKDYQNKNQNRGNYQDRGDKNEGRGDDFGNRKDFQDQQQQQQ; translated from the coding sequence ATGGCGTATTTTTATAAAGGTCTAACGGCCGTCCTACTCTCCTTAGTGTCGTTCTTTGTAACGCAAAAACAAACTCAAGAGTTTGTATTTTCAGGCTCTAGTGCAGGGCTTGTACTCGTAATTTCTCTCGTACTTTTGTTCGGTGAAACTAAACTATTTCCAAAACTTCGCGGTGACGTTATTTTTTGTGTTGGTGTGGGTGCGTTATTAGGATTCGCCCTAGCATGGTTTATCGGAACGATTATTCGTTTTGAGGAATTGAATCTTGCATTGTATCTGATCCTAGGTCTTTTCGGAGCTAGAGCAGGTAAGTCTTTTGCAAAAGAACCTGGCCTTTCCGTATTCGGAGGAGGTGGGGGAGGACATACTTCTCTCGTCGATCCATTCGGAGTAGCTTCTATCGGTAAAGACGAAGTCAGAGACAAAATTCTGGATACTTCCGTTGTTATCGATGGAAGAATATTGGATATTGCTGATACACATTTTATCGATGGACCTCTTATTCTTCCTAACTTCGTGTTAAGAGAGATCCAGTTGATCAGCGATTCTTCTGACCCGATCAAAAGAGCAAGAGGACGCCGCGGTTTGGAGATGTTGAACAAACTCCAAAGAAAAGGTTCCATCGAAGTTAAGATCACTTACAAAGATTATTCCGACACTAGGGAAGTGGATGCTAAGTTGATCAAACTAGCTCGCGACACCGGTGGAAAGATCGTAACCAACGATTTTAACTTAAACAAAGTAGCAGAACTCCAAGGAGTAAAAGTTCTTAACCTGAACACCTTGGCTAACGCATTAAAACCTGTAGTTCTTCCCGGTGAAGAATTGGCTATCCAAGTCATCAAAGAAGGAAAAGACGAAAACCAAGGTATCGGCTATCTAGAAGACGGGACCATGGTAGTGATAGAGAACGGCGGACATCTAGTCGGAAAAGAAGTGAAAGTTACTGTTACTTCTATCATTCAAACTGCTGCCGGAAAAATGATATTCACCAAAGCTAATGGAAACAGCGGTTTTGATAAAGGTGAACGCGCCCCTGAAAAAGAAAACAGAGGTGGTAAAGGCGGAGAACGCGGAGAAGATCGTGGAAATAGATACGATCGTGGTGACCGAGGAAACGAGGAAAGAGGCAATCGTAAAGATTACCAGAATAAAAACCAGAACCGTGGCAATTACCAGGACAGAGGCGATAAAAACGAGGGTAGGGGAGATGATTTCGGAAATCGCAAAGACTTCCAAGATCAGCAGCAACAGCAACAATAA
- a CDS encoding CarD family transcriptional regulator — protein MAGKKKQSGYDHGVGDYVVYPIHGVGEITEISKKVILGKKKECYVMEIQGSKMKVMIPVDKAKQVGIRPIIDKKDIKKVINLLKKDEVDTEEDWKIRYQNNLNKIKSGSIFEVADVCRNLFRRANGKELSIMERKLYESAYNLVKMEVALSKGVSQEEAGNLVSDVLASTFAPGERVPVAAVDIDEE, from the coding sequence TTGGCTGGCAAAAAGAAACAATCTGGCTACGATCATGGCGTAGGCGATTACGTCGTATATCCGATCCACGGGGTAGGTGAAATCACCGAAATCTCCAAAAAGGTTATCCTGGGAAAGAAAAAAGAGTGCTACGTAATGGAAATCCAGGGTAGCAAGATGAAGGTGATGATCCCGGTCGATAAAGCAAAACAGGTCGGAATTCGACCGATTATCGACAAGAAGGATATCAAAAAAGTTATCAATCTACTCAAGAAAGACGAGGTCGATACTGAAGAGGACTGGAAGATCAGGTACCAAAACAACCTGAACAAAATAAAGTCCGGATCGATTTTCGAAGTGGCGGATGTGTGCAGGAATTTATTCCGCAGGGCAAACGGTAAAGAACTGTCCATCATGGAACGTAAATTGTACGAAAGTGCGTACAATCTAGTGAAGATGGAAGTCGCCCTAAGCAAAGGAGTTTCCCAAGAAGAAGCTGGGAACCTTGTGTCAGATGTTTTAGCTAGTACATTTGCTCCGGGAGAAAGAGTTCCCGTAGCAGCAGTCGACATAGACGAAGAATAG
- a CDS encoding cytochrome c oxidase subunit 3 family protein encodes MSTANHTGGFHHAHHFDSAEHQYESSKQGIWLFLVTEILMFGGLFVGYSIYHSLYPQVFHAGSKQLSVVLGALNTVVLLFSSFTMALGINYVQRGLRNKAIIALAVTIACAAIFMVVKFFEYTHKFHVGTVPGKYAYTEELSASGEKVTKVGALLAEANKLSVVEREHKLHLDETEYEHLTLLEKTKNWPLFFGFYFVMSGIHGLHVLAGAFLIFWVLLKVIKNQVGPEYFTPVEGVGLFWHVVDLIWIYLFPLLYLVG; translated from the coding sequence CGAATCTTCTAAACAAGGGATCTGGTTATTCCTTGTTACAGAAATTCTAATGTTCGGTGGATTATTCGTAGGATATTCCATCTACCATTCTCTATACCCTCAAGTTTTCCATGCGGGAAGTAAGCAACTTTCCGTTGTTTTGGGAGCTTTGAACACAGTGGTCCTTCTATTTAGCTCCTTCACTATGGCGCTTGGGATTAACTATGTGCAAAGAGGTCTTAGAAACAAAGCGATCATCGCTCTTGCAGTGACTATCGCTTGTGCTGCGATCTTCATGGTCGTAAAGTTTTTCGAATATACTCACAAGTTCCACGTAGGTACAGTTCCAGGAAAATACGCTTACACTGAAGAGTTAAGCGCTTCCGGTGAGAAGGTAACTAAAGTTGGCGCTCTACTTGCAGAAGCTAATAAGCTTAGTGTAGTAGAAAGAGAACACAAACTTCATCTGGACGAAACTGAATACGAACACCTGACTCTTTTGGAAAAAACCAAAAACTGGCCTTTGTTCTTCGGATTCTATTTCGTAATGTCCGGTATTCACGGTTTGCACGTTCTTGCCGGTGCATTTTTGATCTTCTGGGTGCTTCTAAAAGTGATCAAAAACCAAGTTGGTCCTGAATATTTCACTCCTGTAGAAGGTGTGGGTTTATTCTGGCACGTGGTAGACTTGATCTGGATTTATCTCTTCCCTCTTCTTTATTTGGTAGGATAA